In Longimicrobium sp., a genomic segment contains:
- a CDS encoding outer membrane protein transport protein → MRRSLAIAGAAALACAASAPLHAQGSGVDQQSACMSGRVGAGIASPCDDASGVYFSPGGLALQGSNIGIGVTLIRAGGEFTYDPGREPVGTASHITRETEIVPVPQIFLSYKATPRLAAAIGAFAPYGLGLDWPVCDASQSTASCTAAGTTNFEGRYTGYDNSLRAYYVQPTLSYELIPGVLSVGAGLDLVHSTIEVHQRADAPTVGLRGFDIADATLKGSGNGITGHVGAVLRISDRTRVGVRYLHRTKVDLEGDADFTQVPTGTIFDPLLAAQFAAGGPLEDQGIATTITFPSQFVAGVSFRPVEVLNLLFDYQRTGWSSFDRFDIDFQGAGGVDRTLNLNYRNTNTFRAAAQFDYSDAVAIRLGYRYNTAATPRATPFLPEGERNYYTAGLGLRLTRALTTDLSFQYINQPDRRGAVRPDEPVIGVYGATGQTFGVTFSYHFGAQPNALQ, encoded by the coding sequence ATGAGACGAAGTCTGGCAATCGCCGGCGCCGCCGCGCTCGCGTGCGCCGCCAGCGCCCCGCTCCACGCGCAGGGGTCCGGTGTCGACCAGCAGAGCGCGTGCATGTCGGGACGCGTGGGCGCAGGCATCGCTTCGCCCTGCGACGACGCCTCGGGCGTGTACTTCAGCCCCGGCGGCCTGGCCCTGCAGGGGAGCAACATCGGCATCGGCGTCACGCTGATCCGCGCCGGCGGCGAGTTCACCTACGACCCCGGCCGCGAGCCGGTGGGCACGGCGTCGCACATCACGCGCGAGACCGAGATCGTGCCCGTGCCGCAGATCTTCCTATCGTACAAGGCCACGCCCCGCCTGGCAGCGGCGATCGGCGCCTTCGCGCCGTACGGCCTGGGGCTCGACTGGCCGGTGTGCGACGCCAGCCAGAGCACCGCGTCGTGCACCGCCGCGGGCACCACCAACTTCGAGGGGCGCTACACGGGGTACGACAACTCGCTGCGCGCCTACTACGTGCAGCCCACCCTGTCGTACGAGCTGATCCCCGGCGTGCTGTCGGTGGGCGCGGGGCTCGACCTGGTGCACAGCACCATCGAGGTGCACCAGCGCGCCGACGCGCCGACCGTGGGGCTGCGCGGCTTCGACATCGCCGACGCCACGCTGAAGGGGAGCGGCAACGGGATCACCGGCCACGTGGGCGCGGTGCTGCGCATCAGCGACCGCACCCGGGTGGGCGTGCGCTACCTGCACCGCACCAAGGTGGACCTGGAGGGCGACGCCGACTTCACCCAGGTACCCACCGGCACCATCTTCGACCCGCTCCTGGCGGCGCAGTTCGCGGCCGGCGGCCCGCTCGAGGACCAGGGGATCGCCACCACCATCACCTTCCCCAGCCAGTTCGTGGCGGGCGTGAGCTTCCGCCCGGTGGAGGTGCTGAACCTGCTCTTCGACTACCAGCGCACCGGGTGGAGCAGCTTCGACCGCTTCGACATCGACTTCCAGGGCGCGGGCGGCGTGGACCGTACGCTGAACCTGAACTACCGCAACACCAACACCTTCCGCGCGGCCGCGCAGTTCGATTACAGCGACGCCGTGGCCATCCGCCTGGGCTACCGCTACAACACCGCCGCCACGCCGCGCGCCACGCCGTTCCTTCCCGAGGGCGAGCGCAACTACTACACGGCCGGCCTGGGGCTGCGGCTCACGCGGGCGCTGACCACCGATCTGTCGTTCCAGTACATCAACCAGCCCGACCGCCGCGGCGCGGTGCGCCCCGACGAGCCGGTCATCGGCGTGTACGGAGCCACCGGCCAGACCTTCGGCGTGACCTTCTCGTACCACTTCGGCGCGCAGCCCAACGCCCTGCAGTGA
- a CDS encoding GAF domain-containing sensor histidine kinase, giving the protein MSSRFHLATEPGVLDRLARLACSVSGARAALVVTERDGRTVAAGRHGWDGSPPLDELGMEPRARPGRAAPLHVAASLPLEANGAAEPLGSLVVLDAGPREWSAAERLALDDVASAAAAELLRLRDAERHAAPSLEAERAARVQAEAGEKRYAFLAEVSSLLDASLDYGTTFQKLARLVVPSLADYCLIDEAEPGGGLRRIARAHVDPGKEKILYTNTYHPPLAEEEDLSRHPVLRVIRTGLPLLVADFTPRMIDTIAHDDDHRGRLAILDLRSYIIAPLAARGRVLGAITLAAAVESGRRYRATDVALAEEVARRAALAIDNARLYTLAQAAIRAREAVLAVVSHDMRNPLASILLNATMLLDMAPRGALEPWMEDNLRQIVNSVEQTNRLITDLLDVARMEASGGIPLDRTPVDARPLVAAAVRMLQPLAAQRGVELVDDANGPLPVVADPDRIVQVLSNLLGNAVKFTNAGGRVRVTAATYGAEQWFEVTDTGVGIAPQDQPHVFDRFRQVGRDRRGVGLGLPIARGIVEAHGGRIWVESTPGTGTTIRFTLPAADGDAERANPA; this is encoded by the coding sequence ATGTCAAGCCGCTTCCACCTTGCCACGGAACCCGGCGTGCTCGACCGCCTGGCGCGGCTCGCGTGCTCGGTCTCGGGCGCGCGCGCGGCACTGGTGGTGACGGAGCGCGACGGGCGCACCGTCGCGGCCGGGCGGCACGGGTGGGACGGGTCGCCGCCGCTGGACGAGCTGGGGATGGAGCCGCGGGCGCGCCCCGGCCGCGCCGCGCCGCTCCACGTGGCCGCGTCGCTGCCGCTGGAGGCGAACGGCGCCGCGGAGCCGCTCGGCTCGCTCGTGGTGCTGGATGCTGGGCCGCGCGAGTGGAGCGCCGCCGAGCGGCTGGCGCTGGACGACGTGGCCTCCGCCGCCGCGGCCGAGCTGCTGCGCCTGCGCGACGCCGAGCGCCACGCCGCGCCCTCGCTCGAGGCGGAGCGCGCCGCCCGCGTGCAGGCCGAGGCGGGCGAGAAGCGCTACGCCTTCCTGGCCGAGGTCAGCTCGCTGCTGGACGCGTCGCTGGACTACGGGACCACCTTCCAGAAGCTGGCCCGCCTCGTCGTTCCCTCTCTCGCGGACTACTGCCTGATCGACGAGGCGGAGCCGGGCGGCGGCCTGCGGCGCATCGCCCGCGCGCACGTGGATCCCGGGAAGGAGAAGATCCTCTACACCAACACCTACCATCCACCGCTGGCGGAGGAGGAGGACCTGTCGCGCCACCCGGTGCTGCGGGTGATCCGCACCGGGCTGCCGCTGCTGGTGGCCGACTTCACGCCGCGGATGATCGACACCATCGCCCACGACGACGACCACCGCGGGCGATTGGCGATCCTCGACCTGCGCTCGTACATCATCGCGCCGCTGGCGGCGCGCGGGCGGGTGCTGGGGGCCATCACGCTGGCGGCCGCGGTCGAGTCCGGCCGCCGCTACCGCGCCACGGACGTGGCGCTCGCGGAGGAGGTGGCGCGGCGCGCGGCGCTGGCCATCGACAACGCGCGGCTGTACACGCTGGCGCAGGCCGCCATCCGCGCCCGCGAGGCCGTGCTCGCCGTGGTCAGCCACGACATGCGGAACCCGCTCGCCAGCATCCTGCTGAACGCCACGATGCTGCTGGACATGGCGCCGCGCGGCGCGCTGGAGCCGTGGATGGAGGACAACCTGCGGCAGATCGTGAACTCAGTGGAGCAGACCAACCGGCTGATCACCGACCTGCTGGACGTGGCGCGGATGGAGGCCAGCGGCGGCATCCCGCTGGACCGCACGCCGGTGGACGCGCGGCCCCTCGTTGCCGCGGCCGTGCGCATGCTGCAGCCGCTGGCGGCCCAGCGCGGGGTGGAGCTGGTGGACGACGCCAACGGCCCGCTTCCCGTGGTGGCGGACCCCGACCGGATCGTCCAGGTGCTCTCGAACCTGCTGGGGAACGCGGTGAAGTTCACCAACGCGGGCGGGCGGGTGCGTGTGACGGCCGCCACCTACGGCGCCGAGCAGTGGTTCGAGGTCACCGACACGGGGGTGGGGATCGCGCCGCAGGACCAGCCGCACGTGTTCGACCGCTTCCGCCAGGTGGGCCGCGACCGCCGCGGCGTGGGGCTGGGGCTGCCCATCGCGCGGGGGATCGTGGAGGCGCACGGCGGGAGGATCTGGGTGGAGAGCACCCCCGGCACCGGCACCACCATCCGCTTCACCCTTCCCGCCGCGGACGGCGACGCCGAGCGGGCGAACCCGGCGTAG
- a CDS encoding SufE family protein produces the protein MTEQASAAGIPPSIDRILRRFAMLSPDMTRQALVQYANRLPPLPERFRGLDMEQYRVHECQTPVAIFPEVVDGKMWFHADVPRESAAIRALLAMLFEALNGQPPQTTLDIPPDFVRQVMGKIGLQARENGLNAMVERLRRAARRATAEAGPATAG, from the coding sequence ATGACCGAGCAAGCTTCCGCGGCGGGGATCCCGCCGTCCATCGACCGCATCCTGCGGCGCTTCGCCATGCTGTCGCCCGACATGACGCGGCAGGCGCTGGTGCAGTACGCCAACCGGCTTCCGCCGCTCCCCGAGCGCTTCCGGGGGCTCGACATGGAGCAGTACCGCGTGCACGAGTGCCAGACGCCGGTGGCCATCTTCCCCGAGGTGGTGGACGGGAAGATGTGGTTCCACGCCGACGTCCCGCGCGAGAGCGCCGCCATCCGCGCGCTGCTGGCCATGCTCTTCGAGGCGCTGAACGGCCAGCCGCCGCAGACCACCCTCGACATCCCCCCCGACTTCGTGCGCCAGGTGATGGGCAAGATCGGCCTGCAGGCGCGCGAGAACGGGCTGAACGCCATGGTCGAGCGCCTGCGCCGCGCCGCCCGCCGGGCCACCGCCGAGGCGGGACCGGCAACGGCGGGATGA
- a CDS encoding cytochrome c — MPRPIPGLVRPALVAALALAAAGCHPGGDYGYDRVSYREEPAVPQATNPDPPPVPAGGLAGAAQARLAAKNLPAGVTQAMVDQGQDLFGTVCAGCHGPAGAGTTTCPTLSDTKWINISGAYPEIVTLITNGVPQPKEHPAPMPPKGGGSFDDAQVRALAAYVYALSHQS, encoded by the coding sequence ATGCCTCGACCGATCCCCGGCCTGGTGCGCCCGGCGCTCGTCGCCGCGCTGGCGCTGGCCGCCGCAGGCTGCCACCCCGGCGGCGACTACGGGTACGACCGCGTTTCGTACCGCGAAGAGCCCGCCGTGCCGCAGGCCACCAACCCCGACCCGCCCCCGGTTCCCGCCGGCGGGCTGGCCGGCGCCGCGCAGGCGCGCCTGGCCGCGAAGAACCTTCCCGCCGGCGTCACGCAGGCCATGGTGGACCAGGGGCAGGACCTGTTCGGCACCGTGTGCGCCGGCTGCCACGGGCCCGCGGGGGCCGGCACCACCACCTGCCCCACGCTGAGCGACACCAAGTGGATCAACATCTCCGGCGCCTACCCGGAGATCGTGACGCTGATCACCAACGGCGTGCCGCAGCCGAAGGAGCACCCGGCGCCCATGCCGCCCAAGGGCGGCGGGAGCTTCGACGACGCGCAGGTGCGCGCCCTGGCCGCCTACGTCTACGCGCTGAGCCACCAGTCATGA
- a CDS encoding HD domain-containing protein, which yields MDRDAADPAAAARGSTEAGDGDALARRIRFALEADRLKGVLRRTRLVDGSRHENSAEHSWHLALLAILLADAAAPEVDAARVIRMLVVHDLVEVEAGDTFCYDAGANLGREERERLAADRTFGILPADEGGALRALWEEFEAGATADARFAVALDRFQPLLLNFYGGGGSWREHGIARAQVLARMAPIETGAPALWPFVLEVIERACAEGWISPDA from the coding sequence ATGGATCGCGACGCCGCGGACCCCGCCGCCGCCGCGCGGGGTTCAACGGAAGCGGGAGATGGAGATGCGCTCGCGCGGCGCATCCGCTTCGCGCTGGAGGCCGACCGGCTGAAGGGCGTGCTGCGGCGCACCCGGCTGGTCGACGGCTCGCGCCACGAGAACAGCGCCGAGCACTCCTGGCACCTCGCGCTCCTCGCCATCCTCCTGGCCGACGCCGCCGCGCCGGAGGTCGACGCCGCGCGAGTGATCCGCATGCTCGTGGTGCACGACCTGGTGGAGGTGGAGGCGGGCGACACCTTCTGCTACGACGCGGGCGCCAACCTGGGGCGCGAGGAGCGCGAGCGCCTGGCCGCCGACCGCACCTTCGGCATCCTCCCCGCGGACGAGGGCGGCGCGCTGCGGGCGCTGTGGGAGGAGTTCGAGGCGGGGGCGACGGCCGACGCGCGCTTCGCGGTGGCGCTCGACCGCTTCCAGCCGCTGCTGCTGAACTTCTATGGCGGCGGGGGCTCGTGGCGCGAGCACGGGATCGCCCGCGCGCAGGTGCTGGCACGGATGGCGCCCATCGAGACCGGCGCGCCCGCGCTCTGGCCGTTCGTGCTGGAGGTGATCGAGCGCGCCTGCGCGGAAGGGTGGATCTCGCCCGACGCGTGA
- a CDS encoding M57 family metalloprotease, which yields MVGSILLLAACGDEAANVTASTPDPLVARIAAMGFSTLGLRDAGSYYVVEGDIMLRKADLRARPAGPRLQYATTDRVSSSVAYDIDVKYSAVSSVSSAWATAITSALGQWNSIPGARVLMRTAGTSTTPDVTIDFSQCPDAGTIACASFPTSGGGTGPIIHIDPDFQNQLSSSEKLWVMVHELGHTLGFRHTNWNNRCYPTDVCSEEIGTEGAEHIDGTPVSTSGSADTDPTSVMMSNATSFNGFSYYDRWSARVLFPGGLGPNASGTLSGGHPVISWPAMGDASSYQVYKVDTGFDPFTATYTTWYTYVGSTLSTSYTDATRTFSNVGQCSITVSGYSVRAVFPDGTVSSDGNPICYS from the coding sequence TTGGTCGGATCGATACTGCTGCTGGCGGCGTGCGGCGACGAGGCCGCGAACGTCACCGCCAGCACCCCCGATCCGCTGGTGGCGCGGATCGCGGCGATGGGCTTCAGCACCCTCGGCCTGCGCGACGCGGGAAGCTATTACGTGGTGGAGGGCGACATCATGCTGCGCAAGGCGGATCTGCGCGCCCGGCCCGCGGGGCCGCGCCTCCAGTACGCCACCACCGACCGGGTGAGCTCCAGCGTCGCGTACGACATCGACGTGAAGTATTCCGCGGTCAGCAGCGTGAGCTCGGCGTGGGCCACGGCCATCACCAGCGCGCTCGGCCAGTGGAACAGCATCCCGGGCGCGCGCGTGCTGATGCGCACCGCGGGCACCTCCACCACGCCCGACGTCACCATCGACTTCTCGCAGTGCCCGGACGCCGGCACCATCGCCTGCGCCAGCTTCCCCACCTCCGGCGGCGGCACCGGGCCGATCATCCACATCGACCCCGACTTCCAGAACCAGCTTTCGTCGTCGGAGAAGCTGTGGGTGATGGTGCACGAGCTGGGGCACACGCTGGGGTTCCGGCACACCAACTGGAACAACAGATGTTATCCCACCGACGTCTGCAGCGAGGAGATCGGCACGGAGGGCGCGGAGCACATCGACGGCACGCCGGTGAGCACCTCGGGGAGCGCCGACACCGATCCCACCTCGGTGATGATGTCGAATGCGACGTCGTTCAACGGCTTCAGCTACTACGACCGCTGGTCGGCGCGGGTGCTGTTCCCCGGCGGCCTGGGGCCGAACGCCAGCGGCACGCTCTCCGGCGGCCACCCGGTGATCTCGTGGCCCGCCATGGGCGACGCGTCGTCGTACCAGGTCTACAAGGTCGACACGGGGTTCGATCCCTTCACCGCCACCTACACCACCTGGTACACGTACGTGGGGAGCACCTTGAGCACGTCGTACACCGACGCCACGCGCACCTTCTCGAACGTGGGGCAGTGCTCGATCACGGTTTCGGGATACTCGGTGCGCGCCGTGTTCCCCGACGGCACGGTGAGCAGCGACGGCAACCCCATCTGCTACTCGTGA
- a CDS encoding SGNH/GDSL hydrolase family protein, with protein sequence MATRRPFLAVAALAALAMGACVGDGDDLATLQTPANGGTLFTRYVSLGNSITAGFQSAGIVDSTQRNSYANLLAQRAGTPFNQPLFARPGCPPLMTAPLTPSTAASTCSRVDSAKVFAGANLAVPGVRIADLFAIPGGQIAQLYGLLTGGRTEIQAMQDLQPTFVSAWIGNNDALSAALSGTLGPLAAGADSNLTRLAPFQANVTAMANAIKASGAQGAVIIGVVFADSAAPLLQPGAYFFLSRDAAGRFNGKPVNNNCSPVTALGTPNPLAANMVSFQIVSSALPEINCDPASAQGGAFLLDAAERAVLGARIAAFNAALKAAADANGWLYVNPMDILRPELARTTSGRFNQIRKCQLLATATTAAQFQTAVLNSCPVTGATAAPGFFGALISYDGVHPSSAAHLLIAQQLAARINTKYGTTLATN encoded by the coding sequence GTGGCAACCAGACGCCCGTTCCTGGCCGTGGCCGCGCTGGCCGCCCTGGCGATGGGCGCGTGCGTGGGCGACGGCGACGACCTCGCCACGCTCCAGACCCCGGCGAACGGCGGCACGCTGTTCACGCGCTACGTGTCGCTGGGCAACTCGATCACCGCGGGCTTCCAGTCGGCGGGGATCGTGGACTCGACGCAGCGGAACTCGTACGCCAACCTGCTGGCGCAGCGCGCGGGCACGCCCTTCAACCAGCCGCTGTTCGCGCGGCCCGGGTGCCCGCCGCTGATGACGGCGCCGCTGACCCCGTCGACCGCCGCCAGCACCTGCTCGCGGGTGGACTCGGCCAAGGTGTTCGCGGGCGCCAACCTGGCGGTGCCGGGGGTGCGCATCGCCGACCTGTTCGCCATCCCCGGCGGCCAGATCGCGCAGCTGTACGGCCTGCTCACCGGCGGCCGCACCGAGATCCAGGCCATGCAGGACCTGCAGCCCACCTTCGTCTCCGCCTGGATCGGCAACAACGACGCGCTCTCCGCGGCGCTGTCGGGCACGCTGGGGCCGCTGGCCGCCGGGGCCGACTCGAACCTCACGCGGCTCGCTCCGTTCCAGGCCAACGTGACCGCCATGGCCAACGCCATCAAGGCGTCGGGCGCGCAGGGCGCGGTGATCATCGGCGTGGTGTTCGCCGACAGCGCGGCGCCGCTGCTGCAGCCGGGCGCGTACTTCTTCCTGTCGCGCGACGCGGCGGGCCGGTTCAACGGCAAGCCGGTGAACAACAACTGCTCGCCGGTGACGGCGCTGGGCACGCCCAACCCGCTGGCGGCCAACATGGTGTCGTTCCAGATCGTCAGCAGCGCGCTGCCGGAGATCAACTGCGACCCGGCCTCGGCGCAGGGCGGCGCGTTCCTGCTCGACGCCGCCGAGCGGGCGGTGCTGGGGGCGCGCATCGCCGCGTTCAACGCGGCGCTGAAGGCCGCGGCCGACGCCAACGGGTGGCTGTACGTGAACCCGATGGACATCCTGCGCCCCGAGCTGGCGCGGACCACCTCGGGCCGCTTCAACCAGATCCGCAAGTGCCAGCTCCTGGCCACGGCCACCACGGCGGCGCAGTTCCAGACGGCGGTGCTCAACAGCTGCCCGGTGACAGGCGCCACGGCGGCGCCGGGCTTCTTCGGGGCGCTGATCTCGTACGACGGGGTGCACCCCAGCTCGGCGGCGCACCTGCTGATCGCGCAGCAGCTCGCGGCGCGCATCAACACCAAGTACGGCACCACGCTGGCGACGAACTGA
- a CDS encoding type II toxin-antitoxin system VapC family toxin, which translates to MKYALDTNLYIRSIRDATFRTELQAFQARHAPALHLSSVVLHEMMVGASTPAHVREIRDSFTRFLSLPKRIVTPTHAAWSRAGEVLSEIASTVGMERSRMPRAFVNDALIAVSCSEAGVMLLTDNVQDFERLKPFVPFQFSQPWPPAVRR; encoded by the coding sequence GTGAAATACGCGCTCGACACCAACCTGTACATTCGGTCGATCCGGGATGCGACGTTCCGGACCGAGCTTCAGGCGTTCCAGGCGAGGCATGCACCTGCGCTGCATCTGTCGTCCGTGGTCCTGCACGAGATGATGGTCGGCGCCAGCACTCCTGCCCACGTGCGCGAAATCCGCGACAGTTTCACACGCTTCCTGAGCCTGCCGAAGCGGATTGTCACGCCTACGCATGCGGCGTGGAGCCGGGCGGGTGAAGTTCTGTCGGAAATCGCCAGCACGGTTGGCATGGAACGGAGCCGGATGCCGCGGGCGTTTGTGAACGATGCGCTCATCGCTGTCTCGTGTTCAGAGGCGGGAGTAATGCTGCTGACGGACAACGTTCAAGACTTTGAGCGACTGAAGCCCTTCGTTCCGTTTCAGTTCTCGCAACCGTGGCCGCCAGCGGTCCGGCGCTAA
- a CDS encoding acyl-CoA thioesterase: MTEPESPTPGKTPRESYTVLSESMMPDQLNHHGNVFGGVILALVDKCGGVVARRHSRLPVVTVSIDRVEFNQPVYANDYVEAHGRIVLVGRTSMDVLVTVTAEQVETGVRRQTNRCILTYVALDRLNGRPARVPPLVLETEEDRRLNAAARRRRERRSAEARDEQDEW, encoded by the coding sequence GTGACGGAGCCCGAATCCCCCACCCCCGGCAAGACGCCGCGCGAGTCGTACACGGTGCTGTCGGAGAGCATGATGCCCGACCAGCTCAACCACCACGGCAACGTGTTCGGCGGCGTGATCCTGGCGCTGGTGGACAAGTGCGGCGGCGTGGTGGCGCGCCGGCACTCGCGCCTTCCCGTGGTCACCGTCTCCATCGACCGCGTGGAGTTCAACCAGCCGGTGTACGCCAACGACTACGTCGAGGCGCACGGCCGCATCGTCCTGGTCGGCCGCACCTCGATGGACGTGCTGGTGACGGTGACCGCCGAGCAGGTGGAGACGGGCGTGCGGCGCCAGACCAACCGCTGCATCCTGACCTACGTGGCCCTCGACCGGCTGAACGGCCGCCCCGCGCGCGTGCCCCCGCTGGTGCTGGAGACGGAGGAGGACCGGCGGCTGAACGCCGCCGCCCGGCGCCGGCGCGAGCGTCGCAGCGCCGAAGCCAGGGACGAGCAGGACGAATGGTGA
- a CDS encoding SCO family protein gives METPRRFPVVPAAVAAIALVAAAAAWLAVPRRIAFHGTTYDPVAPAEDFRLVDQDGRAVTLASYRGAPLLVFFGYTRCADYCPQTLGRLTRAVRSLDGAEGTRILLVTVDPAHDTPAALKAYAARFGPHVSALTGDSASLAAAWQGYGAYVLPPSESPAAHHDGHAEKPAARVPPQLVHSGVVYGIDRRGNLQVVISEGATEEEMRDDIRTLARL, from the coding sequence ATGGAGACGCCCCGCCGCTTCCCCGTGGTCCCCGCCGCGGTGGCGGCGATCGCGCTGGTGGCGGCGGCCGCGGCGTGGCTGGCGGTGCCGCGGAGGATCGCCTTCCACGGCACCACGTACGATCCGGTCGCGCCCGCGGAGGATTTCCGGCTCGTGGACCAGGACGGGCGCGCGGTGACGCTGGCCTCGTACCGCGGCGCCCCGCTGCTCGTCTTCTTCGGCTACACGCGCTGCGCGGACTACTGCCCGCAGACGCTCGGCCGCCTCACCCGCGCGGTCCGATCGCTGGACGGCGCGGAGGGCACGCGCATCCTCCTCGTCACCGTGGACCCGGCGCACGACACGCCGGCCGCGCTGAAGGCGTACGCCGCGCGCTTCGGCCCGCACGTCTCGGCGCTGACGGGCGATTCGGCCTCGCTGGCGGCGGCGTGGCAGGGCTACGGCGCGTACGTCCTCCCCCCGAGCGAATCTCCCGCCGCGCACCACGACGGCCACGCGGAGAAGCCGGCCGCCCGGGTCCCGCCGCAGCTCGTGCACAGCGGCGTCGTCTACGGCATCGACCGCCGCGGCAACCTCCAGGTCGTGATCTCCGAGGGCGCCACCGAGGAGGAGATGCGCGACGACATCCGCACGCTCGCCCGTCTGTAG
- a CDS encoding TerC family protein codes for MAAHVLAWAGFVGIVLALLAVDLGVFNRRAHVISIREAARWSAITLVLALVFAGLIYTHNLPTDIVGGRKHALEFVTGYLIELALSVDNIFVFVLIFGYFSVPPRHQHRVLFWGVLGALVFRGAMIGAGALLIQRFEWVVYVFGAFLVFTGIRMAMQEDVEIEPEANPVLKLIRRFLPVSADYDGQKFFTREKLDGKWRRAATPLFVVLALVETTDLIFAVDSIPAIFAVTRNPFLVFTSNVFAILCLRSLYFLLAEVIDRFHYLKAGLSIVLIFIGAKMLATMFHLHVDTAVSLVIVACVLIGSVVLSLLRPKKTENAPDVLEEPDPDEPETSETVRTGTEER; via the coding sequence TTGGCTGCACACGTGCTGGCGTGGGCGGGATTCGTGGGAATCGTGCTGGCGCTCCTGGCGGTGGACCTGGGGGTGTTCAACCGCCGCGCGCACGTCATCTCCATCCGGGAGGCGGCGCGCTGGAGCGCGATCACCCTCGTGCTGGCGCTGGTGTTCGCCGGGCTCATCTACACGCACAACCTGCCCACCGACATCGTGGGCGGGCGCAAGCACGCGCTGGAGTTCGTCACCGGCTACCTGATCGAGCTGGCGCTGTCGGTCGACAACATCTTCGTCTTCGTCCTGATCTTCGGCTACTTCAGCGTGCCCCCGCGCCACCAGCACCGCGTGCTGTTCTGGGGCGTGCTGGGCGCGCTGGTGTTCCGCGGCGCCATGATCGGCGCGGGCGCGCTGCTGATCCAGCGCTTCGAGTGGGTGGTGTACGTGTTCGGCGCGTTCCTGGTGTTCACCGGAATCCGCATGGCCATGCAGGAAGACGTGGAGATCGAGCCCGAGGCCAACCCGGTGCTCAAGCTCATCCGCCGCTTCCTGCCGGTGAGCGCCGACTACGACGGGCAGAAGTTCTTCACCCGCGAGAAGCTGGACGGAAAGTGGCGCCGCGCCGCCACGCCCCTCTTCGTCGTCCTGGCGCTCGTGGAGACGACGGACCTGATCTTCGCGGTCGATTCCATCCCCGCCATCTTCGCGGTCACGCGCAACCCGTTCCTGGTGTTCACCTCGAACGTGTTCGCCATCCTCTGCCTGCGCTCGCTGTACTTCCTGCTGGCCGAGGTGATCGACCGCTTCCACTACCTCAAGGCCGGCCTCTCCATCGTGCTGATCTTCATCGGCGCCAAGATGCTGGCGACGATGTTCCACCTGCACGTGGACACCGCCGTGTCGCTGGTGATCGTGGCGTGCGTGCTGATCGGCTCCGTCGTCCTCTCCCTCCTGCGGCCCAAGAAGACGGAAAACGCGCCCGACGTGCTCGAGGAGCCCGACCCGGACGAGCCGGAGACCTCCGAGACGGTGCGCACAGGGACGGAGGAGCGGTGA